Part of the Eubacterium sp. 1001713B170207_170306_E7 genome, TGGATTTAAGCTATCAGGACTATTTTGAGTATATGGTAAAAACCTACAGCTTCGCGCTCGATTTGAATTATGAGAAGAAGAAAATCAAAGAGATTGTAAAAAAAGCGGACGCCATCGTCGATAAAGTCTTCAGGGATTACAGCCATCTGCTGGATACTTCACGGTATTTATATGGTCAGATAGAAATAGAAAACTAAAAGAGGTACGTCGTTTCGACGTACCTCTTTGCTGCTCCGGCGGATCAGGCTTCATAAAGGGCAAAGCATCTTGCCGGAAAGCCTGAAGCATTTTTAGCCTTTGGGAAGGTGCAGAAGATGATCGCTCCGGTGGGCGGCACCTGGTCAAGATTGGCCATTACTTCGATTTGGATACGGTTCTGGCTTAAGATGTAGGTTTCGCTTTCCATGGGCTTGTCTTCCTCCATTGCCGGAGGAGCGGTGTCAAAGGCTTCGTGGCCAATGGCGCCAACGTTACGTTCTTCAACGAGGAATTTAATGGCTTCGAGGCTCCAGCCCGGGTAATGGACATTTCCCTTTTCGTCAAATTCCATACAGCCCTTTTCATCGGGCCAGCGCTTGCACCAGTCAGACCGCATGGCAACAAAGGCCCCGTCAGGGATTTTCCCATAGCTTTGCTCAAAGGCCATGATATCCTCAATGCTCAAAGCATAGTCGGGATTAGCAGCGACCTTCTCATGCACATCGATCACACAAAGCGGGTAGGTGAACTCGGTTACCTCGATTTCGTCCAGGGTTCGGCCCTCTGGGTAAAAGTGTATGGGCGCGTCCACGTGGGTGCCGTATTGGCCGACAACCGTAAACTGCTGTGTCTGAAAGATGTCTCCATTTTTGTAGTCATAAACCAGCTTGGTGGTCATGGCCGGGAAACCCTGCCAGTGCGGGCTGTCATCATCAAAAGCATGGGTCAGGTCTACCCATTTGTAGGACGGAGATTTTAGTTCTGCAAGCAGAGACCATAATTTTGGTGTTGCCATTCTGAATCCTCCTTTAAAGCTCTAAAGCTTATTTTTCTTATATTTTATAATAGGATGTTGTATACGTCAACATTTAGAATTGTTTCCAGACTGCAATCTTTTGTGCTATAATAATCACGAAAAAACTTTTATGAAAATCAGGAAAGAACCAATGCTACAAAAAATGACAAAAACCGGAAAAATATTTTTCTTGATCAGCTTGATCAGCGTCCTTTACGCTGCCT contains:
- a CDS encoding cyclase family protein — its product is MATPKLWSLLAELKSPSYKWVDLTHAFDDDSPHWQGFPAMTTKLVYDYKNGDIFQTQQFTVVGQYGTHVDAPIHFYPEGRTLDEIEVTEFTYPLCVIDVHEKVAANPDYALSIEDIMAFEQSYGKIPDGAFVAMRSDWCKRWPDEKGCMEFDEKGNVHYPGWSLEAIKFLVEERNVGAIGHEAFDTAPPAMEEDKPMESETYILSQNRIQIEVMANLDQVPPTGAIIFCTFPKAKNASGFPARCFALYEA